From one Streptomyces sp. R41 genomic stretch:
- a CDS encoding TetR/AcrR family transcriptional regulator encodes MPRPRAFDERQVLERAREQFWATGYAGTRMDDIAQATGLGKGSLYGAFGDKGKLFHRVFGDWCTAVVEVAEARLAGGPDAEALARLSGYVHLMAENTASDTKRRGCLLAKGAAELAQHDPTVAGRSAETMTALLTLLRTEISAAQRHGDIDGAADPERLAALLLTVVRGIEAVGKAGLDPETLRNIANTALAVLPMPEGQKRLATGRSPAREN; translated from the coding sequence ATGCCGAGACCACGCGCATTCGACGAACGCCAAGTCCTGGAGCGGGCCCGGGAACAGTTCTGGGCGACGGGCTATGCAGGAACCCGGATGGACGACATCGCCCAGGCGACCGGCCTGGGCAAGGGCAGCCTGTACGGCGCATTCGGCGACAAGGGCAAGCTGTTCCACCGTGTGTTTGGCGACTGGTGCACCGCAGTCGTTGAGGTGGCCGAAGCGCGGCTGGCAGGTGGCCCGGACGCAGAGGCCTTGGCCCGGCTGTCGGGATACGTGCACCTAATGGCGGAGAACACCGCCTCCGACACCAAGCGCCGCGGGTGCCTGTTGGCCAAGGGCGCGGCGGAACTGGCCCAGCACGATCCGACGGTCGCCGGACGGTCGGCCGAGACCATGACGGCACTGCTGACCCTGCTGCGGACGGAGATCAGCGCCGCCCAGCGTCACGGCGACATCGATGGCGCTGCGGATCCGGAGCGGTTGGCGGCACTGCTGCTGACGGTGGTCCGAGGTATCGAGGCGGTAGGCAAGGCCGGCCTGGACCCGGAGACGCTGCGGAACATTGCAAACACCGCACTGGCGGTCCTGCCCATGCCCGAGGGGCAGAAACGCCTCGCAACCGGGCGCAGTCCGGCCCGCGAGAACTAA
- a CDS encoding SDR family NAD(P)-dependent oxidoreductase, with the protein MPGVLQEKVAVITGGTSGIGLAIAHRFVREGARVFVTGRDIDRLEAAVKEMGPAATGVRSDVSVLADLDALYARVREEAGRIDVLVANAGIVADASLGAHTEANVDLTLAVNVKGPLFTVQKALPLLAENASILVVGSSNSVRPNEQLEVYSASKAAVSNLVHNWARQSRERRFRVNVLSPGPTRTPGLLGAAGPDVDRFAEAVVPLGRLADAEEIAEAALFLASDASSFVTGAELFADGGYTRA; encoded by the coding sequence ATGCCAGGCGTGCTGCAGGAGAAGGTGGCCGTGATCACCGGAGGGACCAGCGGGATCGGGCTGGCCATCGCCCACCGCTTCGTCCGGGAGGGCGCACGGGTCTTCGTGACCGGCCGGGACATCGACCGCCTCGAAGCGGCAGTCAAGGAGATGGGCCCTGCGGCCACCGGCGTACGATCCGACGTCTCGGTCCTGGCCGACCTGGACGCGCTCTACGCGCGAGTCCGCGAGGAGGCCGGACGCATCGACGTGCTGGTGGCCAACGCGGGAATCGTCGCGGACGCCTCGCTCGGCGCCCACACCGAGGCGAACGTCGACCTGACGCTCGCCGTCAACGTCAAGGGCCCACTTTTCACCGTTCAGAAGGCGCTTCCGCTGCTGGCGGAGAACGCCTCCATCCTGGTCGTCGGCTCGAGCAACAGCGTGCGGCCCAATGAGCAACTCGAGGTCTACAGCGCCTCGAAGGCGGCGGTGAGCAACCTCGTGCACAACTGGGCCCGGCAGTCGCGGGAGCGCCGATTCCGGGTCAACGTGCTCAGCCCGGGACCCACGCGGACCCCTGGCCTGCTGGGCGCCGCGGGGCCGGACGTCGACCGGTTCGCCGAGGCCGTCGTGCCACTGGGGCGGCTGGCCGACGCCGAGGAAATCGCCGAGGCCGCCCTCTTCCTGGCTTCGGACGCCTCGTCGTTCGTCACCGGCGCCGAACTCTTCGCCGACGGCGGCTACACCCGGGCCTGA
- a CDS encoding IS5 family transposase (programmed frameshift) has product MGRGDLTNEEWARLKPHLPKSGQRGGRWESHRRVINGILFRQRTGVPWRDLPARFGRWRTVCERHRRWSADGTWDKLFAAVLADADAEGRIDWSMVSVDSTSCRAHQHAAGARKKPPRLPGKGHTPLQHRPDEGLGRSRGGLTCKIHPAGEGGRRPLALLITPGQWGDAPQLIPVMERVRVARRDGGRPRTRPGHLGGDKAYSSRRNRRYLRRRQIKHTIPEPKNQRANRRHKGSRGGRPAGFDRTIYKRRNEVERTINALKSFRAVATRFDKRAYVFYGAVTVASIRLWLRSRPTGET; this is encoded by the exons ATGGGGCGGGGAGATCTCACAAATGAAGAATGGGCCCGGCTGAAGCCGCATCTACCGAAGTCCGGTCAGCGCGGGGGCCGTTGGGAGAGTCATCGCAGGGTGATCAACGGGATTCTGTTCCGGCAGCGCACCGGGGTACCGTGGCGGGATCTGCCTGCGCGTTTCGGTCGGTGGAGGACCGTGTGCGAGCGGCATCGGCGCTGGTCAGCGGATGGCACATGGGACAAGCTCTTCGCGGCTGTCCTCGCCGATGCTGACGCGGAAGGCCGCATCGACTGGTCCATGGTGAGCGTGGACTCCACCTCCTGCCGGGCCCACCAACACGCCGCGGGAGCACGTAAGAAACCCCCGCGGCTTCCGGGAAAGG GACACACGCCCCTGCAGCACCGCCCCGATGAGGGCCTGGGACGCTCACGGGGCGGCCTGACCTGCAAGATCCACCCTGCCGGTGAGGGCGGACGCCGCCCACTCGCCTTGCTGATCACCCCGGGGCAGTGGGGCGACGCTCCGCAGCTCATCCCGGTCATGGAGCGTGTCCGTGTCGCCCGCCGGGATGGCGGGCGACCGCGGACTCGGCCTGGCCACCTCGGCGGAGACAAGGCTTACTCATCCCGTCGCAACCGCCGCTACCTGCGGCGACGCCAGATCAAGCACACGATCCCCGAACCGAAGAACCAGCGAGCCAACCGACGGCACAAAGGCAGCAGGGGCGGTCGGCCCGCTGGCTTCGACAGGACGATCTACAAACGCAGGAACGAGGTAGAGCGGACGATCAATGCCCTCAAGAGCTTCCGGGCTGTGGCGACGAGGTTCGACAAACGCGCCTACGTCTTCTACGGCGCCGTCACCGTTGCCTCGATCCGACTTTGGCTCCGGTCGCGACCCACCGGAGAGACCTAG